From Vicinamibacterales bacterium, one genomic window encodes:
- a CDS encoding NAD(P)H-hydrate dehydratase: MRVLNTTQMREADRLTIEEIGVPSMVLMENAGRQVVVAVEGQFSDLTEQRVALLCGRGSNGGDGFVVARTLKQRGVESAVFVIGAISEIEGDARRNLEILGQLGMPVVEIADEQSWELHYSEISGFDIIIDAILGTGIRPPLVGLFQTLAADINGLGIPVVSVDLPSGLSADSNDVPGEAIEATLTVTLGAPKLPLVLPPAELHAGDVVVGDIGIPSQVIDGLTGPQIRIITPKGVRDLIGSRNAESHKGDFGHVLLVAGSVGKYGAAGLAGIGAVRSGAGLVTVASPRSCQSVVAGYAPEYITEGLHETSDGCIDSSALEQVLKLSADIIAVGPGLGQGPSVAKLIDGLLERSRVPLVLDADALNVCASNENLLHGKNGLDVIVTPHPGEMARLQGTSVEDVQANRIEAARSLAVDRSVYVVLKGHRTIVACPNSNVFINLTGNPGMATGGSGDVLTGMIAAWSAQLVDAEAGCKVGVYLHGLAGDLAEDDEGEAAMSAVDITQYLGAAFLGLMADQGGELQE, translated from the coding sequence ATGCGAGTTCTAAATACCACGCAGATGCGCGAGGCTGACAGGTTGACGATTGAGGAAATCGGTGTGCCCTCAATGGTCTTAATGGAAAATGCTGGCCGGCAGGTTGTAGTCGCAGTTGAGGGTCAATTTTCTGATCTAACTGAACAACGGGTAGCGTTGCTTTGTGGTCGTGGCAGTAATGGTGGGGATGGTTTCGTTGTCGCCCGTACCCTGAAGCAGCGAGGTGTGGAGAGTGCGGTGTTCGTGATTGGCGCGATTTCCGAGATAGAAGGCGATGCACGACGTAATTTAGAGATTCTTGGTCAGCTAGGGATGCCTGTTGTGGAAATCGCTGATGAACAGTCGTGGGAATTGCACTACTCAGAAATCTCAGGATTCGACATTATTATTGATGCAATTCTTGGCACGGGTATCCGACCTCCGCTCGTTGGTCTTTTTCAAACCTTGGCCGCCGATATTAACGGACTAGGAATTCCTGTGGTCTCTGTTGACCTTCCGAGTGGTTTATCGGCTGATTCGAACGATGTGCCAGGTGAGGCTATTGAAGCGACGTTAACCGTAACACTGGGTGCGCCGAAGCTGCCTCTGGTACTCCCGCCGGCAGAACTGCACGCTGGTGATGTAGTTGTTGGTGACATAGGTATTCCATCACAGGTTATCGATGGCCTTACTGGTCCACAAATAAGAATAATTACGCCTAAAGGAGTTCGTGACTTGATCGGCTCCAGAAATGCTGAGTCTCATAAGGGTGACTTCGGTCACGTTTTGCTGGTTGCCGGTTCGGTGGGGAAGTATGGCGCTGCTGGATTGGCAGGAATTGGGGCTGTTAGGAGTGGAGCGGGTCTGGTTACTGTGGCAAGCCCTCGCTCTTGCCAGTCCGTGGTTGCCGGCTATGCTCCGGAATACATAACGGAAGGCCTCCATGAAACATCTGACGGCTGTATAGATTCATCGGCACTTGAGCAGGTGCTTAAGCTCTCGGCGGACATTATCGCCGTTGGTCCGGGTCTAGGCCAGGGACCTTCCGTAGCGAAGTTGATTGATGGGCTATTAGAACGCAGTAGAGTGCCCTTAGTGCTCGATGCGGACGCCCTCAACGTGTGTGCGTCTAACGAAAATCTATTGCACGGTAAGAATGGTCTCGACGTGATCGTAACGCCCCATCCTGGAGAGATGGCTCGGCTTCAAGGAACCTCAGTTGAGGATGTCCAGGCGAATCGAATTGAAGCCGCGCGTTCTTTGGCGGTGGACCGTTCCGTCTACGTAGTACTTAAAGGACATCGAACCATAGTGGCGTGTCCAAACAGCAATGTCTTCATAAACTTGACAGGCAATCCAGGGATGGCTACAGGCGGCTCCGGAGACGTGTTAACCGGCATGATCGCCGCTTGGTCTGCGCAGCTTGTTGATGCTGAAGCGGGCTGTAAAGTAGGCGTTTATCTCCACGGATTGGCTGGTGATTTAGCAGAAGATGATGAGGGTGAAGCTGCCATGAGCGCAGTTGATATTACGCAATATCTGGGGGCAGCATTCTTGGGCTTGATGGCTGACCAGGGTGGTGAGCTCCAAGAGTAG
- a CDS encoding aminotransferase class IV, whose product MAELVNVNGTIVERAKAFVSVFDHGFMFGEGVYETIRTYNRQPFLFDRHMCRLRASAKQINLPCPYTDESVLSRIVATMEAAVKSGEAYIRLLLTRGEGDITYDPRACTTPSLMIIVKPHLSIPPKIEENGVMVSLSTVMRNHPDSVNPAIKSNNLLNNALAMQQAFKNGAYEALMCNYKGDLVECAQSNFFIVQDGIAVTPPPRDGLLEGVTRNFIFEVGSEIGVQVHEASLRRGDLNSATEAFLSSTTREIVPIVKIDQLTIGTGQPGPVTIALLLGLRKKAQALTQP is encoded by the coding sequence ATGGCGGAACTGGTTAACGTGAATGGAACGATCGTCGAACGGGCAAAGGCATTCGTTTCGGTATTTGACCACGGATTTATGTTCGGAGAAGGAGTCTACGAAACTATCCGTACCTACAATCGCCAACCTTTCCTATTCGATCGACACATGTGTCGCTTACGCGCTTCTGCGAAGCAAATCAATCTCCCCTGCCCTTATACCGACGAAAGTGTGTTATCCAGAATAGTTGCAACGATGGAAGCCGCGGTAAAGAGCGGCGAGGCCTACATCCGCCTGCTGCTTACCCGCGGTGAAGGTGATATCACTTACGACCCGCGAGCATGCACAACCCCATCGCTGATGATTATCGTTAAGCCTCATCTCAGCATCCCTCCCAAGATTGAGGAAAATGGCGTGATGGTCTCTCTATCAACGGTCATGCGCAACCATCCGGACTCAGTAAATCCAGCTATTAAATCCAATAATCTTCTGAATAATGCGCTCGCGATGCAGCAGGCATTTAAGAATGGAGCTTACGAAGCATTGATGTGCAATTACAAGGGTGACCTCGTTGAATGCGCTCAGTCAAACTTCTTCATCGTACAAGATGGCATCGCCGTCACTCCACCCCCGCGGGACGGACTTCTTGAAGGGGTTACGCGAAACTTCATATTCGAGGTTGGAAGCGAGATCGGAGTTCAGGTCCATGAAGCTTCATTAAGGCGAGGGGACCTAAACTCCGCCACCGAGGCGTTCTTATCCAGCACAACGAGAGAAATAGTACCAATCGTGAAAATAGATCAACTCACAATAGGCACTGGCCAGCCTGGCCCCGTAACAATAGCTTTGCTTTTGGGTCTACGGAAGAAGGCTCAAGCTCTCACTCAGCCCTAG
- the gcvP gene encoding aminomethyl-transferring glycine dehydrogenase → MHIDAAGRFARRHIGPRSVDLDRMLATVHANSLDGLIDEAIPSGIRLSESMDLPEAEDEHQCLTRLQAIAATNQNFRSFLGTGYYGCVTPAVILRNVLENPSWYTPYTPYQAEIAQGRLEALLNFQTMATDLTGMEVANASLLDEATAGAEAMAMLHRMNTRQANRFLVSRNCYPQTIDVISGRAEPIGIEIEIVDVEAIDISEDVFGLLLQYPDNSGAVMSLDVVIDRAHAAGAKVAVASDLLALTLLRPPGEMGADVVIGNSQRYGVPQGYGGPHAAFLATREKYVRQMPGRVIGVSVDRNGGLAYRMALQTREQHIRREKATSNICTAQALLANIAGFYAVYHGPDGLIEIARRVHSLAHRLAVTLESLGCEQQNVEFFDTLRISSAGPKIANRIALAAQNSKLNFRYFENDDIGIALDETTTDADVDDIVAVFSESVGQGVVGRNRVELASMPRYSEAIARRTAFLTHPVFHKHQSETEMMRYLKRLERRDIGLDTSMIPLGSCTMKLNAAASMIPVSWKSIGGVHPFVPIEQAKGYTQIFSELESALRVITGLDAVSLQPNSGAQGEFAGLMVVRAYHRRRGEEGRSVVLIPSSAHGTNPASAAMAGMRVVVVGCDSQGNVDMEDLRSKAMKHSDSLCALMITYPSTYGVFEQKIREICKIVHEHGGQVYMDGANMNAQVGLTSPAAIGADVCHLNLHKTFAIPHGGGGPGMGPIAVAKHLAPYLPQHSFIQNKSKDSIPSVTAAPWGSASILAISYAYIRMLGAEGLTDASRYAILNANYLKARLETQYDVLYSLPNGRVAHELILDLRPFRESAGIDEQDVAKRLIDYGFHAPTVSFPVPGTMMVEPTESEPLEELDRFCEALIGIRKEIQEIVDGVAGQEDNVLKNAPHTAVMVASDTWAHSYSREKAAFPKSFVRANKFWPSVGRIDNSHGDRNLICSCPPIEMWVDSD, encoded by the coding sequence ATGCACATTGACGCTGCAGGTAGATTTGCACGACGGCACATAGGTCCGAGATCAGTTGACCTCGATCGGATGTTAGCAACTGTTCACGCGAATTCGCTTGATGGGCTGATCGACGAAGCGATACCGTCAGGCATTCGTCTGTCGGAATCAATGGATCTTCCCGAAGCTGAGGATGAACACCAATGTCTAACGCGTCTTCAAGCGATTGCGGCGACTAATCAGAACTTTCGATCGTTTCTCGGAACGGGTTATTACGGATGCGTCACACCGGCGGTTATCCTACGGAATGTACTTGAGAATCCTTCCTGGTACACACCCTATACTCCCTACCAGGCTGAAATTGCGCAGGGGCGTCTCGAGGCCTTGCTTAACTTTCAGACGATGGCAACCGATCTAACTGGCATGGAGGTTGCAAATGCCTCCCTCCTTGATGAGGCTACGGCTGGAGCAGAAGCCATGGCCATGCTTCATAGAATGAATACTCGACAGGCCAACCGTTTTTTGGTCTCAAGGAATTGCTATCCGCAGACCATAGACGTGATCAGTGGCAGGGCAGAACCGATCGGAATTGAAATTGAAATCGTCGACGTTGAAGCGATTGACATATCCGAGGATGTGTTCGGCTTACTCTTACAGTACCCGGATAATTCCGGGGCTGTGATGAGCCTAGATGTTGTCATCGACCGGGCTCATGCGGCTGGGGCTAAGGTTGCTGTGGCGAGCGACCTTTTAGCTCTAACCCTATTGAGACCACCTGGTGAGATGGGCGCCGATGTGGTCATTGGAAATTCGCAACGGTATGGAGTCCCACAGGGTTACGGAGGGCCCCATGCCGCGTTTCTCGCAACGAGGGAGAAATACGTTCGGCAGATGCCGGGTCGAGTCATCGGTGTCTCGGTAGATCGGAATGGAGGGCTGGCTTATCGCATGGCCCTCCAAACTCGCGAGCAACACATCCGACGAGAGAAGGCAACGTCGAATATCTGTACGGCTCAGGCCCTGCTAGCCAACATTGCTGGCTTTTATGCGGTTTACCACGGTCCAGATGGCCTGATTGAGATTGCACGAAGAGTGCATTCTTTAGCTCACAGACTGGCTGTTACCCTCGAGAGTTTAGGTTGCGAGCAGCAGAACGTTGAGTTTTTTGACACCCTCAGAATTAGTTCGGCGGGTCCTAAGATTGCAAATCGGATAGCTCTAGCAGCTCAGAATTCGAAACTGAACTTTCGATACTTCGAAAATGATGATATTGGCATCGCCCTTGATGAAACGACTACTGATGCCGACGTTGATGACATCGTAGCGGTTTTCAGTGAATCGGTTGGCCAAGGAGTGGTTGGTAGGAATAGGGTTGAGTTGGCAAGTATGCCTAGATATTCTGAGGCGATCGCCCGCCGGACCGCATTCTTGACCCATCCTGTATTTCACAAACATCAGTCAGAAACTGAGATGATGCGCTACTTGAAACGCCTAGAGCGCCGCGATATCGGTCTTGACACCTCGATGATTCCGCTTGGTTCCTGCACTATGAAGTTGAATGCTGCTGCATCGATGATTCCTGTCAGTTGGAAATCAATCGGCGGGGTTCACCCCTTTGTGCCGATAGAGCAGGCAAAAGGATATACGCAGATATTCTCTGAATTAGAATCGGCGCTTCGGGTTATTACAGGGCTCGATGCTGTTTCACTGCAGCCCAACTCTGGAGCACAGGGCGAGTTCGCCGGGCTTATGGTTGTACGCGCTTACCATCGAAGGCGCGGTGAAGAGGGCCGCAGTGTGGTTTTAATCCCTTCATCCGCGCATGGAACGAATCCCGCTTCGGCTGCAATGGCTGGCATGAGAGTGGTCGTAGTCGGTTGTGATTCTCAGGGAAATGTGGACATGGAGGATCTGCGCTCTAAGGCGATGAAACATTCTGATTCGCTCTGTGCCTTGATGATTACCTATCCTTCGACCTATGGAGTGTTTGAACAGAAAATTCGAGAGATTTGCAAGATTGTCCACGAACATGGTGGCCAGGTTTATATGGATGGTGCAAACATGAATGCACAGGTTGGGCTCACGAGCCCAGCAGCAATCGGTGCCGATGTGTGTCACCTTAATCTGCATAAGACATTCGCTATCCCACACGGTGGGGGTGGACCAGGAATGGGGCCAATAGCTGTTGCGAAGCATTTGGCACCCTACCTGCCTCAACATTCGTTCATTCAGAACAAATCAAAGGATTCCATTCCATCCGTGACCGCTGCTCCTTGGGGAAGTGCGAGTATTCTTGCAATTTCTTATGCCTATATTCGGATGCTGGGCGCGGAAGGGTTAACTGATGCGAGTCGCTATGCGATTCTAAACGCCAACTACCTCAAGGCGCGACTCGAGACACAATACGATGTCTTGTATTCTCTCCCAAACGGCAGGGTGGCTCATGAACTCATTCTGGACCTTCGACCCTTTCGTGAATCAGCCGGGATTGATGAACAGGATGTCGCAAAACGTCTGATTGATTATGGCTTTCACGCTCCAACAGTATCCTTTCCGGTGCCTGGGACAATGATGGTTGAGCCGACTGAAAGCGAGCCACTTGAAGAACTTGATCGCTTTTGTGAAGCGCTAATTGGAATTCGGAAGGAGATTCAAGAAATCGTGGATGGAGTTGCAGGTCAAGAAGATAACGTGCTGAAGAATGCGCCTCACACCGCTGTGATGGTTGCAAGTGATACCTGGGCGCATTCTTATTCCCGCGAGAAGGCTGCTTTTCCGAAATCGTTTGTTAGGGCAAATAAATTTTGGCCCAGTGTTGGGAGAATTGACAATTCACACGGCGATCGTAATCTGATCTGCAGTTGCCCTCCAATTGAGATGTGGGTGGACTCGGACTAA